Proteins encoded in a region of the Vitis riparia cultivar Riparia Gloire de Montpellier isolate 1030 chromosome 7, EGFV_Vit.rip_1.0, whole genome shotgun sequence genome:
- the LOC117919409 gene encoding chloroplast envelope quinone oxidoreductase homolog produces MAAKLMRAVRYSGYGGGAAGLEHVEVPVPAPANDEVLLKLEAASLNPVDWKIQKGILRPLLPRKFPHIPVTDVAGEVVEVGSGVKDFKAGDKVVSVLSQSGGGLAEFAVAKENLTVSRPAEVSAAEGAGLPIAGLTAHQALTQVVGINLDGSGPEKNILITAASGGVGHYAVQLAKLGNTHVTATCGARNIDLVKSLGADEVLDYKAPDGAALKSPSGRTFDAVIHCATGIPWSTFEPNLSTNGKVIDITPNVSAMLTFALKKLTFSKKQLVPLLVTPKKENLECLVGLVKEGKLKTVIDSKHPLSKAEDAWAKSIDGHATGKIIVEP; encoded by the exons ATGGCTGCCAAGCTCATGCGCGCGGTTCGGTACAGTGGCTATGGCGGTGGAGCTGCTGGGTTGGAG CATGTTGAGGTTCCAGTTCCAGCTCCAGCTAATGATGAGGTTTTGCTGAAATTGGAAGCAGCAAGCCTAAATCCAGTAGATTGGAAAATTCAGAAAGGCATCCTGCGTCCTCTTTTACCCCGCAAATTCCCTCACATACCTG TTACTGATGTGGCTGGAGAGGTGGTGGAGGTTGGATCTGGAGTCAAAGATTTCAAAGCTGGTGACAAAGTTGTTTCTGTACTTAGCCAA AGCGGAGGTGGACTAGCAGAGTTTGCCGTGGCTAAAGAGAACTTGACAGTCTCAAGGCCTGCCGAAGTGTCAGCAGCTGAAGGCGCAGGCTTGCCCATTGCAGGTCTTACAGCTCACCAGGCTCTCACCCAGGTGGTAGGCATCAACCTTGACGGAAGTGGCCCAGAGAAAAACATCCTAATCACAGCTGCCTCAGGTGGGGTCGGTCACTATGCTGTTCAACTTGCAAAGCTGGGAAACACACATGTTACAGCCACTTGTGGAGCACGAAACATTGATTTAGTCAAGAGCTTAGGGGCTGATGAGGTTCTGGACTACAAGGCCCCAGATGGTGCAGCTCTCAAGAGCCCATCTGGTCGGACATTTGATGCTGTGATCCACTGTGCAACAGGCATTCCCTGGTCCACCTTCGAGCCTAACTTAAGCACAAATGGGAAGGTAATAGATATCACTCCTAACGTTAGTGCCATGCTGACATTTGCTCTGAAGAAACTCACTTTCTCTAAGAAGCAGCTGGTGCCCTTGCTTGTAACTCCCAAGAAGGAGAACCTGGAGTGTCTTGTTGGGTTGGTGAAGGAAGGGAAGCTTAAGACAGTGATCGACTCGAAACATCCTCTGAGCAAGGCTGAAGATGCTTGGGCCAAGAGCATCGATGGCCATGCCACTGGGAAAATCATTGTCGAGCCTTAA
- the LOC117919407 gene encoding chloroplast envelope quinone oxidoreductase homolog, with protein MAAKLMRAVRYSGYGGGAAGLEHAEVPVPAPAKDEVLLKLEAASLNPVDWKIQKGMLRPLFPRKFPHIPVTDVAGEVVEVGSVVKDFKAGDKVVSVLSHFSGGGLAEFAVAKENLTVSRPAEVSAAEGAGLPIAGLTAHQALTQVVGINLDGSGPEKNILITAASGGVGHYAVQLAKLGNTHVTATCGARNIDLVKSLGADEVLDYKTPDGAALKSPSGRTFDAVIHCATGIPWSTFEPNLSTNGKVIDITPNASAMVTFALKKLTFSKKQLVPLLLSPKKENLECLVGLVKEGKLKTVIDSKHPLSKAEDAWAKSIDGHATGKIIVEP; from the exons ATGGCTGCCAAGCTCATGCGCGCGGTTCGGTATAGTGGTTATGGCGGCGGAGCTGCTGGGCTGGAG CATGCTGAGGTTCCAGTTCCAGCTCCTGCTAAAGATGAGGTTTTGCTGAAATTGGAAGCAGCCAGCCTAAATCCAGTAGATTGGAAAATTCAGAAAGGCATGCTGCGTCCTCTTTTTCCTCGCAAATTCCCTCACATACCAG TTACTGATGTGGCTGGAGAGGTGGTGGAGGTTGGATCTGTAGTCAAAGATTTCAAAGCTGGTGACAAAGTTGTTTCTGTACTTAGCCATTTT AGCGGAGGTGGACTAGCAGAGTTTGCTGTGGCTAAAGAGAACTTGACAGTCTCAAGGCCTGCTGAAGTGTCAGCAGCTGAAGGCGCAGGCTTGCCCATTGCAGGTCTTACAGCTCACCAGGCTCTCACCCAGGTGGTAGGCATCAACCTTGACGGAAGTGGCCCAGAGAAAAACATCCTAATCACAGCTGCCTCAGGTGGGGTCGGTCACTATGCTGTTCAACTTGCAAAGCTGGGAAACACACATGTTACAGCCACTTGTGGAGCACGAAACATTGATTTAGTCAAGAGCTTAGGGGCTGATGAGGTTCTGGACTACAAGACCCCAGATGGTGCAGCTCTCAAGAGCCCATCTGGTCGGACATTCGACGCTGTGATCCATTGTGCAACAGGCATTCCGTGGTCCACTTTCGAGCCTAACTTAAGCACAAATGGGAAGGTAATAGATATCACTCCTAACGCCAGTGCCATGGTGACTTTTGCTCTGAAGAAACTCACTTTCTCTAAGAAGCAGCTGGTGCCCTTGCTTTTATCTCCCAAGAAGGAGAACCTGGAGTGTCTTGTTGGGTTGGTGAAGGAAGGGAAGCTTAAGACAGTGATCGACTCGAAACATCCTCTGAGCAAGGCTGAAGATGCTTGGGCCAAGAGCATCGATGGCCATGCCACTGGGAAGATCATCGTCGAGCCTTAA